In one bacterium genomic region, the following are encoded:
- a CDS encoding glycosyltransferase family 39 protein, whose amino-acid sequence MAIKSEKWLIWLIFLLAFLIRVWGITFGTPGYNLGCDEFRVMNSVVKIAVTKNPDPIFLNYPSFWFYMQVLWLSLCWLFGRVAGIFGSYKEFFMSFYVDTTNLLVCARLLVALLGALTVVFVYKAVRNVLNRNMAFFGAVVASFAFTHVRFSHWAITDVPATFFITLTIYFSTMMLKQKSGKNWHLLAGLASGLAAATKYNGGLVLLVPMAALWTLSEGKVINRIKNLWKDKRFRWLIRIAFMSFLIATPYVVLTPVRFVKNFGYEIYHMRTGHLGFENLPPGWIYHGLVSIPQAVGVIAIVLAVFGLVAVVRRREWYLAVFPVVYFFMIGSWKVLFQRYTVPIYPSLTILSAYGANIVCGLFGKWREKMVILLLLITVAFPAVKSIRYDYLTTKPSTINLFSEFTCKMKCDKCFCSPAQEFKYILHLANVGDSDWDRYVRKYVKKYMNKNIIWANLRYM is encoded by the coding sequence GTGGCAATAAAGTCTGAAAAATGGCTTATTTGGCTTATTTTCCTGCTCGCTTTTCTAATAAGAGTCTGGGGGATAACCTTCGGAACACCGGGTTATAATCTTGGTTGCGATGAGTTCAGGGTGATGAATTCTGTGGTTAAAATAGCTGTTACGAAGAATCCCGACCCTATTTTCCTTAATTATCCATCATTCTGGTTTTACATGCAGGTATTGTGGCTTTCGCTTTGCTGGCTTTTTGGAAGGGTTGCCGGTATTTTTGGCAGCTATAAAGAGTTTTTCATGAGCTTTTATGTTGATACCACAAACTTGCTTGTTTGTGCGAGATTGCTGGTAGCATTGTTGGGTGCATTAACAGTAGTATTCGTTTACAAAGCTGTGAGGAATGTCTTGAATAGGAATATGGCTTTTTTTGGTGCGGTTGTTGCTTCATTCGCTTTTACGCATGTGAGATTTTCTCATTGGGCCATAACTGATGTACCGGCTACTTTTTTTATTACGCTAACCATCTACTTTTCAACTATGATGTTGAAGCAGAAATCCGGAAAAAATTGGCACTTACTCGCCGGTCTGGCATCTGGACTGGCTGCTGCTACTAAATACAACGGTGGATTGGTTCTTCTGGTGCCGATGGCTGCACTTTGGACTTTGTCAGAGGGAAAGGTAATTAATAGGATAAAAAATCTTTGGAAAGATAAAAGATTCCGATGGCTGATAAGGATTGCGTTTATGTCGTTTTTGATTGCCACTCCTTATGTAGTTCTTACACCTGTCAGATTTGTGAAGAATTTTGGCTACGAGATTTATCATATGCGAACAGGGCATCTTGGCTTTGAGAACCTCCCACCGGGCTGGATTTATCATGGCTTGGTCTCAATACCTCAAGCTGTCGGCGTTATCGCAATTGTTCTCGCTGTTTTCGGCTTAGTAGCTGTTGTGAGGCGAAGAGAATGGTATTTAGCAGTGTTTCCGGTGGTGTATTTTTTCATGATCGGGAGCTGGAAAGTCCTTTTTCAGCGCTATACGGTGCCCATATATCCATCCTTAACAATACTTTCCGCCTACGGGGCTAACATTGTTTGCGGGCTATTTGGCAAGTGGCGTGAGAAAATGGTTATTTTACTCCTTTTGATAACAGTTGCTTTTCCTGCCGTAAAGTCGATAAGGTATGATTATTTGACCACGAAACCGAGCACAATAAATCTTTTCTCTGAATTTACATGTAAAATGAAGTGTGATAAGTGTTTTTGTTCTCCAGCTCAAGAATTTAAGTATATCTTACA